In Gemmatimonadales bacterium, one genomic interval encodes:
- a CDS encoding glycosyltransferase family 2 protein, producing the protein MSLADGKGPVDVSVLVPAKDEAENLPEFVRQAAAAFKDAPFTAEVVVVDDGSSDATAQVLQDLAAHHPFLRYERHRTRLGITEALRTAGNAARGGVFVFYPADLQFLPAEIPALVAPILAGEADLVTGAKQGQYEKAFVSGIYNRLCRALFGVNVTDLNSVKAYRREIMNAVPVRPDWHRFFAVIASAQGYRLAERPVTLHQRRAGNSKFGLGRIPIGAMDLLSVWFQLRFGRKPMLFFGVSGTLLFLLGFLVGVAALVLRFGFGIGFRPLLNLIEVLVISGIALFGFGFIGELLAGQREEVRELGRALQGLNDELSRRRRDER; encoded by the coding sequence ATGAGCCTCGCCGACGGCAAGGGCCCGGTGGACGTGAGCGTCCTGGTCCCGGCCAAGGACGAGGCCGAGAACCTGCCCGAGTTCGTCCGCCAGGCGGCCGCTGCCTTCAAGGACGCGCCGTTCACGGCCGAGGTCGTCGTGGTGGACGACGGGAGCTCGGACGCCACCGCGCAGGTGCTCCAGGACCTCGCGGCGCACCACCCTTTCCTTCGCTACGAGCGGCACCGCACCCGGCTCGGCATCACGGAGGCGCTGCGCACCGCCGGGAACGCGGCCCGCGGGGGTGTTTTCGTGTTCTATCCCGCCGACCTCCAGTTCCTGCCGGCGGAGATCCCCGCGCTCGTGGCGCCGATCCTCGCCGGTGAGGCGGACCTCGTCACCGGCGCGAAACAGGGCCAGTACGAGAAGGCGTTCGTCTCCGGGATCTACAACCGGCTCTGCCGCGCCCTGTTCGGCGTGAACGTCACCGACCTGAACTCGGTCAAGGCGTATCGCCGCGAGATAATGAACGCCGTGCCGGTCCGCCCCGACTGGCATCGCTTCTTCGCGGTGATCGCGAGCGCCCAGGGATACCGCCTGGCCGAGCGGCCGGTGACGCTCCACCAGCGCCGCGCCGGCAACAGCAAGTTCGGCCTGGGCCGGATCCCGATCGGCGCGATGGACCTGCTGTCGGTCTGGTTCCAACTCCGTTTCGGCCGCAAGCCGATGCTGTTCTTCGGCGTGTCGGGAACGCTCCTCTTCCTGCTCGGCTTCCTCGTGGGAGTCGCCGCGCTGGTGCTCCGGTTCGGGTTCGGCATCGGCTTCCGCCCGCTCCTCAACCTCATCGAGGTCCTCGTCATCTCGGGGATCGCCCTCTTCGGCTTCGGATTCATCGGCGAGCTGCTCGCGGGCCAGCGGGAGGAGGTGCGCGAGCTGGGCCGCGCGCTCCAGGGCCTCAACGACGAGTTGTCGCGCCGGCGCCGGGACGAGCGTTAG
- a CDS encoding glycosyltransferase, with translation MRLVMVAHSFPRSETDVAGAFLWRFAEALVDRGHRVLVIAPADRGEIGPPVLGRVDVRRVRYASPAREILAYQGTMHRLSGASPLAALAFLRMVRALSRAVTDECRGGDVNLVHAHWWVPGGLAASLSDRRGRPLVVTMHGTDVALARKVPGARRAMGAVLRRAAAVTAVSSYLADEAAAASGKPRESIAVTPMPLLPALPAMNQAQVPSGVVFVGRLTRQKCVHDLLDALAILKKGGLPLYLTVVGDGPERAALKAQALALGVPVVFTGFVAPEHVAGQVAGKRLLVLPSVNEGLGLVVAEALTLGVPVVATRSGGIPDLLTDPEAGLLVPPSDPTALAAAIKTLATDDRFLAGAKAAGRALADRLSPARVAEGFEEVYLRARGGRRGSAGAVKVAE, from the coding sequence ATGCGGCTGGTGATGGTGGCGCATTCGTTCCCGCGTAGCGAGACCGACGTCGCGGGCGCGTTCCTGTGGCGATTCGCGGAGGCGCTGGTGGACCGCGGGCACCGGGTGCTGGTGATCGCGCCTGCCGACCGGGGCGAGATCGGGCCGCCGGTGCTGGGCCGCGTGGACGTGCGCCGAGTGCGCTATGCGTCGCCGGCGCGCGAGATACTGGCCTATCAGGGAACGATGCACCGCCTGAGCGGCGCCTCGCCGCTCGCTGCGCTGGCATTCCTGCGAATGGTGCGCGCGTTGAGCCGCGCGGTCACGGACGAATGCCGCGGCGGCGACGTCAACCTGGTGCATGCGCACTGGTGGGTGCCCGGTGGGCTCGCGGCGAGCCTGTCCGACCGTCGCGGCAGGCCGCTCGTCGTCACGATGCACGGGACCGACGTGGCGCTGGCGCGGAAGGTCCCCGGCGCACGGCGTGCCATGGGCGCGGTCCTCCGCCGTGCCGCGGCCGTAACCGCCGTGTCGTCGTACCTCGCGGATGAGGCCGCCGCGGCTTCGGGCAAGCCTCGCGAGTCGATCGCCGTCACCCCGATGCCATTGCTCCCAGCGCTTCCTGCCATGAACCAGGCACAGGTGCCGAGCGGCGTCGTTTTCGTCGGGCGGCTCACCCGGCAGAAATGCGTTCACGATCTCCTGGACGCGCTGGCGATCCTGAAGAAGGGCGGCCTTCCGCTCTACCTCACCGTAGTCGGCGACGGACCCGAGCGCGCGGCCCTCAAGGCGCAGGCACTGGCGCTCGGCGTCCCGGTCGTCTTCACCGGCTTCGTGGCGCCGGAACACGTCGCCGGACAGGTCGCGGGCAAGAGACTGCTGGTGCTGCCGTCGGTCAACGAGGGGCTGGGCCTCGTCGTCGCCGAGGCGCTCACCCTCGGCGTACCGGTCGTGGCCACGCGCTCGGGGGGGATCCCGGACCTCCTCACCGATCCCGAAGCCGGGTTGCTGGTCCCGCCGTCCGATCCGACGGCCCTCGCGGCCGCCATCAAGACGCTCGCCACCGACGACCGCTTTCTGGCCGGCGCCAAGGCCGCGGGACGGGCGCTGGCCGATCGGCTCTCCCCGGCGCGCGTGGCGGAGGGCTTCGAAGAAGTGTACCTGCGGGCACGGGGCGGTCGGCGCGGCAGCGCGGGCGCCGTAAAGGTCGCCGAGTGA
- a CDS encoding lysylphosphatidylglycerol synthase domain-containing protein, with amino-acid sequence MMRRLWLVVQWALVAAVAWFVVKSVAHNWAEIRDSGSVVHFDLGALAAAAGIILATYALLIGAWRAVLVGWGERLRYPVAARIWCLSNLARYVPGRVWQIAGMAALAQKAGITPWAAVGSAIIVQLLAIATGAMVTGLAAPQAEHPMWVAASGVIALLAALTLTWERMTAIFSRWLSAALGRPFELRPVGKGALLLSAAVTTLAWLAYGLALYLCTAALLGRAALDLRTAIGVFTGSYVLGLIAVMTPGGLGIREGALLFWLTGPLGPAGAVVVTIGSRLLMTAAELLAALITLPLTTRSPDGT; translated from the coding sequence GTGATGCGACGGCTCTGGCTGGTGGTCCAGTGGGCGCTCGTCGCGGCGGTCGCCTGGTTCGTCGTGAAGTCGGTGGCGCACAATTGGGCGGAGATCCGCGATTCCGGTTCCGTGGTCCACTTCGACCTCGGCGCGCTCGCGGCCGCGGCGGGCATCATCCTCGCCACCTACGCTCTGCTCATCGGCGCCTGGCGCGCGGTGCTCGTGGGCTGGGGCGAGCGACTTCGGTATCCGGTCGCGGCTCGCATCTGGTGCCTGTCGAACCTCGCCCGCTACGTGCCCGGCCGCGTCTGGCAGATCGCCGGCATGGCGGCGCTGGCACAGAAGGCTGGCATCACGCCGTGGGCGGCCGTGGGCTCCGCTATCATCGTCCAACTCCTGGCGATAGCGACCGGGGCGATGGTGACCGGCCTCGCCGCGCCACAGGCGGAGCATCCGATGTGGGTGGCGGCGAGCGGCGTCATCGCCCTGCTGGCCGCACTCACGCTCACCTGGGAACGGATGACCGCCATCTTCTCCAGATGGCTCAGCGCCGCGCTCGGCCGCCCGTTCGAGCTGCGGCCCGTGGGGAAGGGGGCCCTGCTCCTCTCGGCCGCCGTCACCACGCTCGCCTGGCTGGCATACGGCCTCGCGCTCTACCTCTGCACCGCCGCGCTGCTCGGACGCGCGGCCCTCGACCTCCGGACCGCGATCGGTGTATTCACCGGGAGCTACGTCCTCGGTCTTATTGCCGTCATGACGCCCGGTGGACTCGGCATCCGCGAGGGCGCCCTCTTGTTCTGGCTGACGGGACCGCTGGGACCGGCCGGGGCGGTAGTCGTCACGATCGGCTCGCGGCTCCTCATGACCGCGGCGGAGCTGCTGGCCGCGCTCATCACTCTACCTCTCACCACGCGAAGCCCCGATGGCACGTAA
- a CDS encoding polyprenol monophosphomannose synthase, which produces MPSERALVIIPTYNEHQNLPKLVPQILEQDPRIEVLVVDDNSPDGTGELADALASAEPRVHVLHRGGKQGLGTAYVTGFRWAIERGFDYVFEMDADFSHDPKHLPIFLAEISDADLVIGSRYLDKRVTVVNWPMTRLLLSYFANVYARWVTGLKLWDSTGGFKCYRRRVLEAVDLDRVRSNGYSFQIEMSFRAWRKGFRLKEITILFTDRSLGHSKMSRGIIWEAVWMVWRLRWWALAGRV; this is translated from the coding sequence GTGCCGTCTGAGCGCGCGCTCGTCATCATCCCGACCTACAACGAGCACCAGAACCTCCCCAAGCTGGTGCCGCAGATCCTCGAGCAGGACCCGCGAATCGAGGTGCTGGTCGTGGACGACAACTCGCCCGACGGTACCGGCGAGCTGGCCGACGCGCTGGCTTCGGCCGAGCCGCGGGTGCACGTGCTGCACCGCGGCGGGAAGCAGGGCCTCGGCACGGCTTACGTGACCGGGTTCCGGTGGGCCATCGAGCGCGGGTTCGACTACGTGTTCGAGATGGACGCGGACTTCTCCCACGACCCGAAACACCTGCCCATCTTCCTCGCCGAAATCAGCGATGCAGACCTGGTGATAGGGTCGCGGTACCTCGACAAGCGCGTCACCGTCGTGAACTGGCCGATGACGCGACTGCTCCTCTCGTACTTCGCCAACGTGTACGCGCGCTGGGTGACGGGGCTGAAGCTCTGGGACTCGACGGGCGGCTTCAAGTGCTACCGCAGGCGGGTGCTCGAGGCAGTGGACCTCGACCGCGTCCGCTCCAACGGCTATTCATTCCAGATCGAGATGTCGTTCCGGGCCTGGCGGAAAGGGTTCCGCCTGAAGGAGATCACCATCCTGTTCACCGACCGAAGCCTCGGCCACAGCAAGATGTCCCGCGGCATCATCTGGGAGGCGGTCTGGATGGTGTGGCGGCTTCGATGGTGGGCTCTGGCGGGGCGGGTATGA
- the dapF gene encoding diaminopimelate epimerase translates to MRPGTVFYKMSGSGNDFVMFDGRYAYLAELTAPTIRALCDRRHGVGADGVILLDPGAPAGVHFAFHFWNSDGSPGPMCGNGALCAVRLATTIELAPTTDDVRFVTPVGTHRGRVIGGESEIFFPDCEMPRPVTVPTAEGERTPMACNPSVPHLILFVDDVNQIPLETRGPPLRHHPVLGPGGANVNWVAPAGDGSFRMRTFERGVEGETLSCGTGAVACALALEEQGLAKPPVRIWTRSGMPLEVTWELNKRGATSIRLRGEGRLVFRGIVGDIPTGGPTKA, encoded by the coding sequence ATGAGACCTGGCACCGTCTTCTACAAGATGTCAGGCTCCGGCAACGACTTTGTGATGTTCGACGGACGGTATGCCTACCTCGCGGAGCTGACGGCCCCGACCATCCGCGCGCTCTGCGACCGCCGGCACGGAGTCGGCGCCGACGGCGTGATCCTGCTGGACCCGGGGGCTCCGGCGGGCGTCCACTTCGCGTTCCACTTCTGGAACAGCGACGGGTCGCCGGGCCCGATGTGCGGGAACGGGGCCCTTTGCGCCGTTCGCCTGGCCACGACCATCGAGCTGGCTCCCACGACCGACGACGTACGCTTCGTCACGCCGGTAGGAACGCACCGTGGCCGAGTGATTGGAGGGGAGTCCGAGATCTTCTTCCCCGATTGCGAGATGCCCCGGCCCGTCACAGTGCCCACAGCCGAAGGGGAGCGGACCCCAATGGCCTGCAACCCGTCGGTACCGCACCTGATTCTCTTCGTGGACGACGTGAACCAGATTCCGCTGGAAACCCGTGGCCCGCCGCTCCGGCACCACCCGGTTCTCGGTCCCGGAGGCGCCAACGTCAACTGGGTCGCGCCGGCGGGGGACGGGTCCTTCCGTATGAGGACCTTCGAGCGCGGCGTCGAGGGCGAGACGCTGTCCTGCGGCACGGGGGCCGTAGCGTGCGCCTTGGCACTGGAGGAGCAGGGACTCGCCAAGCCGCCGGTGAGGATCTGGACCCGGAGCGGCATGCCGCTAGAAGTGACTTGGGAGCTTAACAAGCGTGGAGCCACGTCGATACGGCTCCGCGGCGAGGGGCGACTGGTCTTCCGCGGCATCGTTGGCGACATTCCAACCGGCGGTCCTACAAAGGCTTAG
- a CDS encoding adenine phosphoribosyltransferase — MSETLYGLIRDVPDFPKAGILFRDITPLLLESRALDEAVCLLTAPLRALNVNRVVAIESRGFILGSPVALALGAGLVLVRKPGKLPSGTHRIDYDLEYGQDALEMHSDSLAPGDRVAVVDDVLATGGTAAAAAQLVSMGGATIAAFSFLIELADLGGRGRLGGTPVHSVLRYPRP; from the coding sequence ATGTCGGAAACTCTGTACGGCTTGATTCGCGACGTCCCCGACTTCCCCAAGGCTGGCATCCTCTTCAGGGACATCACGCCCCTGCTGCTCGAAAGCCGTGCGCTCGATGAGGCGGTCTGCTTGCTGACGGCACCCCTCCGAGCCCTGAACGTGAATCGCGTGGTGGCAATCGAGTCCCGAGGGTTCATCCTCGGTTCGCCCGTAGCACTGGCACTGGGCGCGGGGCTCGTGCTGGTTCGGAAGCCAGGCAAGCTCCCATCCGGCACCCACCGGATAGACTACGACCTCGAGTACGGCCAGGACGCACTGGAAATGCACTCGGACTCGCTTGCCCCGGGAGATCGTGTCGCGGTGGTCGATGACGTACTGGCGACGGGAGGAACGGCTGCAGCAGCTGCCCAGCTCGTGTCCATGGGAGGCGCGACTATCGCGGCGTTCAGCTTTCTCATCGAGCTGGCGGACCTCGGGGGAAGGGGAAGGCTGGGCGGGACGCCGGTGCACTCCGTCCTTCGATACCCTCGGCCGTAG
- a CDS encoding DedA family protein, translating into MLEQFSLWLVDTIGRLGYGGIVVLMAMESSVLPVPSELVMPPAGYLAFKGEMNLWLALLSGTVGSVIGAYANYWVSSRLGRWVFVRYGRWVLLSERSLERTERFFARHGEIATFVGRLFPVIRHLISIPAGLARMRLDRFFAYTSAGAAIWCLVLLAVGWVIGKAGSGLTSELRRELFRDYAHRAILLMVPLTVVVVVAYVVWHRTRRGGDGPAPDSGGTGGGGR; encoded by the coding sequence ATGCTTGAACAGTTCAGCTTGTGGCTCGTGGACACGATCGGCAGGCTGGGCTACGGAGGAATCGTCGTCCTCATGGCCATGGAGTCGTCGGTGCTGCCGGTCCCGTCCGAGTTGGTGATGCCTCCCGCCGGCTACCTGGCATTCAAGGGAGAAATGAACCTCTGGCTGGCGCTCCTTTCTGGTACAGTTGGAAGCGTGATCGGCGCGTACGCCAACTACTGGGTGTCGAGTCGGCTCGGCCGATGGGTGTTCGTGCGATACGGGAGGTGGGTGTTGCTGAGCGAGCGGTCGCTGGAGCGCACCGAGCGGTTCTTCGCGCGCCACGGCGAGATCGCCACGTTCGTTGGGCGCCTGTTCCCGGTCATCAGGCACCTCATCTCCATTCCGGCGGGCCTCGCCCGCATGCGGCTCGACCGGTTCTTCGCCTATACGTCGGCCGGAGCGGCGATCTGGTGCCTGGTCCTTCTGGCAGTCGGCTGGGTCATTGGGAAGGCGGGAAGCGGTCTCACCAGCGAGCTGCGCCGGGAGCTGTTCCGGGACTATGCTCACCGGGCGATCCTCCTGATGGTGCCGCTAACAGTGGTCGTGGTGGTCGCATATGTTGTTTGGCACCGGACACGGCGGGGCGGGGATGGACCGGCGCCGGACAGCGGAGGGACGGGTGGCGGAGGGCGCTGA
- a CDS encoding protein-L-isoaspartate(D-aspartate) O-methyltransferase, which yields MPRDSYAGYRAQLVEAVRKTGVRDLSVLRAIGEVPRHVFVPPAMLRQAYQDTSLPIGNGQTISQPSTQARALEALKLTGREKVLEVGTGSGYQTALLALVAGQVFSIERVASLAARARAALAAAGVSNVSLLVGDGTLGWRAYAPYDAMVVAAASPEVPAPLLEQLGPGGRMLLPLGDRANQVLTLVTVGANGTPVATPLTDARFVPLLGRHGFDA from the coding sequence GTGCCCCGCGATTCTTACGCCGGCTATCGGGCGCAACTCGTGGAAGCTGTGAGGAAGACGGGCGTCCGAGATCTTTCCGTCCTGCGCGCCATCGGGGAAGTCCCGCGCCACGTTTTCGTCCCGCCGGCGATGCTGAGGCAGGCGTACCAGGACACCTCGCTCCCCATCGGCAACGGCCAGACCATCAGCCAGCCGTCCACCCAGGCACGGGCGCTGGAGGCGCTGAAGCTTACCGGGCGCGAGAAGGTCCTCGAGGTGGGCACGGGCTCCGGCTACCAGACCGCGTTGCTCGCGCTGGTGGCGGGGCAGGTCTTCTCGATCGAGCGCGTGGCGAGCCTGGCGGCACGGGCTCGGGCGGCACTCGCCGCTGCCGGCGTGAGCAACGTCTCCCTGCTCGTAGGCGACGGGACGCTGGGCTGGCGCGCGTACGCGCCGTACGACGCGATGGTGGTGGCCGCGGCGTCGCCTGAGGTGCCGGCCCCGCTCCTGGAGCAGCTCGGTCCCGGAGGGCGGATGCTGCTCCCGCTCGGTGATCGAGCGAACCAGGTGCTGACCCTGGTGACCGTCGGCGCGAATGGAACGCCGGTCGCGACCCCCCTCACCGACGCCCGGTTCGTCCCCCTGCTCGGCAGGCACGGCTTCGATGCTTGA
- the surE gene encoding 5'/3'-nucleotidase SurE: protein MRILCTNDDGIQARGLEISSEICAGLGEVVCVAPDREQSATSHSLTLFKPLRPTLRGPNRWQVDGTPTDCVLLALGALIGERPDFVVSGINHGPNMGEDVLYSGTVAAAMEGLSLGIPGVALSLAGSDLDLLPAYHERVGALLRSIFAVTPFPRDTLLNVNLPPIPSDQVKGVRVTTLGSRVYSESLTKMKDPWGREIYWIGGGHLNWTGGANSDFQAIHDGHVSVTPLHLDLTSYSHLESVRSWKLGG, encoded by the coding sequence ATGAGAATCCTCTGCACCAACGACGACGGCATCCAGGCGCGCGGGTTGGAGATCTCGAGCGAGATCTGCGCCGGCCTGGGCGAAGTGGTGTGCGTAGCCCCCGACCGGGAGCAGAGCGCCACCAGCCATTCGCTCACGCTCTTCAAGCCGCTCAGGCCCACGCTGCGCGGCCCCAACCGCTGGCAGGTGGACGGCACCCCGACCGACTGCGTTCTCCTCGCGCTCGGCGCGCTGATCGGCGAGCGGCCTGACTTTGTCGTTTCGGGGATAAACCACGGCCCCAACATGGGGGAGGATGTCCTCTATTCGGGTACGGTCGCCGCCGCGATGGAAGGACTTTCGCTCGGGATCCCCGGCGTCGCGCTGTCGCTGGCCGGCAGTGACCTCGACCTGCTCCCCGCGTACCATGAGCGAGTCGGAGCGCTGCTCCGGAGCATCTTCGCCGTGACGCCGTTCCCCCGGGACACGTTGCTCAACGTCAACCTTCCTCCCATCCCCTCCGACCAGGTGAAGGGCGTGAGGGTGACGACGCTCGGCAGCCGCGTGTACTCCGAATCCCTCACGAAGATGAAGGACCCGTGGGGCCGCGAGATCTACTGGATCGGCGGCGGCCACCTCAACTGGACCGGCGGAGCGAACTCGGACTTTCAGGCGATCCACGACGGCCACGTCTCAGTGACGCCGCTGCACCTCGACCTCACCAGCTATTCGCACCTGGAGTCCGTCCGGTCCTGGAAACTGGGAGGGTAG
- a CDS encoding glycosyltransferase family 2 protein has product MSSSVAVVIPAYRAARTLAQVVADARRAAPEAAVLVVDDGSDDATAGVARAAGAEVLCHPANLGKGRALATGLEGALARGAKEIVTCDADGQHPPASIPALLAPVRAGEADLVVGARRRDPRLMPAGRRATNWLSSTLLSRAVGSSVPDSQSGFRAMSAAVARDVRPDGRRYEYETEFLFLAAARGFRIAAIGVPTVYDGAPSHFRYGSDSVALAAVFLRHWRSILAGPPPT; this is encoded by the coding sequence GTGAGTAGCTCCGTGGCGGTGGTGATCCCGGCCTACCGCGCCGCGCGGACGCTCGCTCAGGTGGTGGCCGACGCCCGGCGAGCGGCTCCGGAGGCCGCGGTGCTCGTCGTGGACGACGGCTCGGACGACGCGACCGCCGGCGTGGCGCGCGCTGCCGGGGCGGAAGTCCTGTGTCACCCCGCCAACCTGGGCAAGGGACGCGCGCTCGCTACCGGACTGGAAGGAGCGCTCGCGAGGGGCGCGAAGGAGATCGTCACGTGCGATGCCGACGGCCAGCACCCTCCCGCGTCGATCCCCGCGCTACTGGCCCCGGTACGCGCGGGCGAGGCAGACCTGGTGGTCGGGGCACGGCGCCGTGATCCCCGGCTGATGCCGGCGGGCCGCCGGGCCACCAACTGGCTCTCCAGCACGCTGCTGTCCCGCGCCGTCGGCAGCAGCGTGCCGGACTCGCAGTCCGGCTTCCGCGCCATGAGTGCCGCGGTGGCGCGCGACGTGCGGCCCGACGGCCGGCGCTACGAGTACGAGACCGAGTTCCTGTTCCTCGCCGCGGCGCGGGGTTTCCGCATTGCCGCCATCGGAGTCCCGACGGTGTACGACGGCGCCCCGAGCCACTTCCGCTACGGCTCCGACTCGGTGGCGCTCGCCGCCGTGTTCCTCCGCCACTGGCGCAGCATCCTGGCAGGGCCACCCCCGACATGA
- a CDS encoding MerR family transcriptional regulator, whose product MAAGPVPVQEFFSIGEVCTLTDLKPHVLRYWESQFRFLNPAKNRSGNRVYQRREIELIMLVKHLLYTEKYTIEGARQRIEHFRRTGELKPVAHEALAAEMVRDLKAELENVLRILNGEKPAPRAEPPSE is encoded by the coding sequence ATGGCGGCCGGCCCTGTTCCCGTGCAGGAGTTCTTCTCGATCGGAGAGGTCTGCACTCTCACCGACCTCAAGCCGCACGTGCTGCGTTACTGGGAGAGCCAGTTCCGGTTCCTCAATCCGGCCAAGAACCGGTCCGGCAACCGCGTTTACCAGCGGCGCGAGATCGAGCTGATCATGCTCGTCAAGCACCTGCTGTACACCGAGAAGTACACGATCGAAGGGGCGCGCCAGCGCATCGAGCACTTCCGCCGCACCGGCGAGCTCAAGCCGGTGGCGCACGAGGCACTCGCGGCGGAGATGGTCCGCGACCTGAAAGCGGAGCTGGAGAACGTGCTTCGCATCCTCAACGGTGAGAAGCCGGCGCCGCGCGCCGAGCCGCCGAGTGAGTAG
- a CDS encoding NAD(P)H-dependent glycerol-3-phosphate dehydrogenase — translation MTRIAVVGAGSWGTALADTLAANGGQVTVWAYEPEVADEINRRHRNDLFLPEAPLHAALRATTDLASAVRDAETVISAAPSHAVRSVMTEAANSLTPGTLVISVSKGLESKGLMRMTEVLGEVLPAGTPVAALSGPTFAREVYERQPTAAAVAGTSAEAAVRAQRVLSAPHFRIYTNDDVVGVELGGALKNVVAIAAGILEGLGLGNNARAALVTRGLAEITRLGVAMGARPMTFAGLAGLGDLVLTATGLLSRNRSLGVELGKGRTLEEILAKRLSVAEGVGTARAAVALGERVGVELPIAREVSHVLFDGKPPKLAISDLMERAPKSETWG, via the coding sequence ATGACACGCATCGCGGTCGTGGGCGCGGGCAGCTGGGGGACCGCGCTTGCCGACACGCTCGCCGCCAACGGCGGGCAGGTGACCGTCTGGGCGTACGAGCCCGAGGTCGCCGACGAGATCAACCGCCGGCACCGCAACGACCTGTTCCTTCCCGAGGCGCCGCTCCATGCGGCGCTCCGTGCGACCACCGACCTCGCGTCGGCCGTGCGTGACGCCGAGACGGTCATATCCGCGGCGCCGTCGCACGCGGTGCGCAGCGTGATGACGGAGGCCGCGAACAGCCTGACGCCGGGGACGCTCGTGATCAGCGTTTCGAAGGGGCTCGAGTCGAAGGGCCTGATGCGCATGACGGAAGTGCTGGGCGAAGTGCTTCCCGCCGGCACGCCGGTGGCTGCCCTCTCCGGCCCGACCTTCGCGCGCGAGGTCTACGAACGGCAGCCTACCGCGGCGGCCGTGGCGGGCACCTCGGCCGAGGCGGCGGTGCGAGCGCAGCGCGTTTTGAGCGCACCGCACTTCCGCATCTACACCAACGACGACGTGGTCGGTGTGGAGCTGGGGGGCGCACTCAAGAACGTGGTCGCCATCGCGGCGGGGATCCTCGAAGGTCTCGGCCTCGGGAACAACGCCCGCGCCGCCCTGGTCACCCGAGGGCTGGCCGAGATCACCCGCCTGGGCGTGGCGATGGGCGCGCGCCCGATGACCTTCGCGGGCCTCGCCGGACTGGGCGACCTGGTCCTCACGGCGACCGGACTGCTCTCGCGCAACCGGAGCCTGGGAGTCGAGCTGGGGAAGGGAAGGACGCTCGAAGAGATCCTGGCGAAGCGCCTCTCGGTGGCCGAGGGGGTCGGTACCGCGCGGGCCGCCGTAGCGCTCGGCGAACGGGTGGGAGTCGAGTTGCCGATCGCGCGCGAGGTCTCGCACGTGCTCTTCGACGGCAAGCCGCCGAAGCTGGCGATCAGCGACCTGATGGAGCGCGCCCCTAAGAGCGAGACCTGGGGCTAG
- the plsY gene encoding glycerol-3-phosphate 1-O-acyltransferase PlsY, producing the protein MIAVWLLLAYLAGSIPTSLVVAKLAGGVDLREFGSRNLGATNLYRLLGWKAAVPVGFFDVAKGTVPVLLAGRAAGGAEWWPYAIGVAAVLGHVFSPFVRFKGGKGVATAAGVFLALAPGSLGVGALVWAGVVYLSGYVSLGSMIAAMAFAASVPLLYPGRSELLWGSIAVCVFVVYTHRANIGRLRSGTEARFGRRKAASQ; encoded by the coding sequence ATGATAGCGGTCTGGCTCCTGCTCGCGTACCTCGCGGGTTCGATTCCGACCTCGTTGGTCGTGGCGAAGCTCGCGGGAGGTGTGGACCTGCGCGAGTTCGGCAGCAGGAACCTCGGCGCGACGAACCTCTACCGCCTGCTCGGGTGGAAGGCGGCCGTGCCGGTAGGGTTCTTCGACGTCGCGAAGGGAACGGTGCCGGTCCTCCTCGCGGGGCGCGCGGCCGGCGGAGCGGAGTGGTGGCCGTACGCGATCGGCGTAGCCGCGGTACTGGGGCACGTCTTCTCCCCGTTCGTCCGGTTCAAGGGAGGGAAGGGAGTCGCAACGGCGGCGGGCGTTTTCCTCGCGCTCGCGCCCGGCTCGCTGGGCGTCGGCGCGCTGGTCTGGGCAGGCGTCGTGTACCTCAGCGGCTACGTCTCCCTCGGCTCGATGATCGCAGCCATGGCCTTCGCCGCCAGCGTGCCACTGCTCTATCCGGGCAGGTCTGAGCTGCTCTGGGGATCCATCGCTGTCTGCGTCTTCGTCGTCTACACGCACCGCGCCAACATCGGGCGCCTGCGCTCCGGGACCGAGGCGCGTTTCGGGCGCCGCAAGGCCGCATCGCAATGA